The genomic interval actTGAATGCAAAAGAGAGACATGCATACATGCCGGAGAGAAAAAAGATTACATGCagataaagaaagaaataaaaaattcaacTTTAGCTGTGTCAGATGATCCATGTGAGATGCCCCCCATGATTATGCAAGATAAGTCGTCTaacatgtgtgtatatatatctatatatacaaATATACAAGATATAAGACAGCCAAGTTTAACGTAATTTTGAggaatttctaaattatttgttCACAATGAGCTTAAAGTAAtcgtaatttaaaataataataataataataattttatctgaaaataattattaaaattatttgtgAGCTTAAACGGCATTAGAACGCAAAGCACTAAATCTTGCACGGAGGACGTTTTAGTCATTCCGCcatctcttccacttcttcaggCGTTAAAGCTGttctcttctccctttcattTGCTTTCCCGTGTCACCTTCCTCGTGAACACTCCACCCTACATATTCCATCGCCGACCGCCGATCAGATCTGAAAAAGACAATGCCGTGGACTGCGTTCTCCAGCTCAAGTAACTGCCCAAGGATTGATGTCGCCGTCGACATGGGGAACCCCTTCCTCAACCGCACCGTCGACGGTTTCCTCAAGATCGGAGCGGTGAGTATCGGATACGTGCTGTCCTTCCTCTCCATTTTTGGTTTCGTTCTTCGGGATCCGTTTCTGATCTGTTTGTTATGCCCAGGTTGCCGCCTCCAGGGTTGCCGCGGAGGAAACCTTCCACTTTTTGCAGAAAGGTCGTTTCGTTGCTCTTCTCTTAACCCTCGAGTTGGGTTATAATTGATGTGTCGCGTGCGAATTGTTGTTGCATTTTGAACATATGTGATTGCTTTAGTTTGCATGGAGTTGCAGTGTGTAATCCACTTCAGCAATCTGATACCAGAATGAAAATTCCATTATTTTACTTCCATTTTCTGTGATCTGTCGTGTTAATTACGAAATGGGAGGATAGTTAATAGTGTGAGATACCGGTTATCTTAAAGAACTCTGGTATTGGTGATGCCTTGATTGTGATCCCATTGAAAACTGTTGTTTACCTGTTCATCTGGGATAGGATTCCCTTTGTTGTTTATTAGACACTCATCATGCAAATTGCATAGGTTAGTATGTGAGAGGTAGAGTCAATTATTGGAAGCCTTGGAGAATTTAGTTCTAAATCTGAAGAAAATTAGTCTTGTACAATGCCCATGATTCTCCACTGCTCCTACCTTCAAGCTTGAAATTCACTAATCTTGCCAAAATAATAGAGCTGACGAACCCATTGTGTTTAGCATTTGTGTTGTCTTTGATTGTTTCCTCCGTTATTTGAACTTGAACATCATAGTTTATACCTTGGATTATTTAGTGACATAAGTTTGATAATCCTCTTGTTGCCATGCTATACAATGCAATTTTCTAGAGAACATGAAACCATGGGTGTTAAAGTGCTAAACATTTGACAGAAGAGGGTGGTAGTATATGTTGAGTGCCACTCAAATTGGAGCCGTTCCAACCCTTGCCTTCATGAATTAACTCAATTAGATGGCTTTAGCCCTATATGGCTAGGAAGTTGGAGAAGACTCATGAGATGTCAAAAATATCTCATTCGAACTCCTCACTGATACACAAAAAGATTAGTGAACTAAGCAGTTGTTTTTAAGGCGTGGCTTTGCTTTTTTGTGTGGACTACTGTCTATGCAATAATTATTTAGAGCGATAGTGAAGATGTTCTGCATCTTCTACAAGGATAGGCATTCTCTTAAGGTGCTGAAtcagcccccagggcgtagcacagacggtgggcgcatggtatctctggggtaatggccaggggtcgattctcaggaactgacgacctgaggtttaccccgtcatgcgcctatggcctgtgtacctgcatgaacctccctccatattcgtggggccggcactaggggggccgctaagataGCGGATCTACCTTAAGGTGCTGAATCAACATTGTGTTCTCCGTTTTTGGGTTATTCTTTGATTTGTTTCTATGCTTTATTGAAAGTTGGGTCTTTGGCAGAGGCATTGTGAAAATTGCAATATTATGTAATGGAAAAATTCCATACTAATTTGTGTATTTGTACTATTGTCATTAACTTGTTCTTAGTTAGCTTTTCAACCTTTGGATATTCATGTCATGGGGTCATTGAGAATTAGATATTTTAACTTGAAAGCCCCCTTTTACTACCTACACATTTTGTTTTTCTCTTACAGAGATTCTACAGTGATTTATTAATACTCCATTTAGACCTTGTGCCCTCCCTTGAATGTAACTAAGAGATATCTTACATTTGAGCGTGCAATTTAATCATTTAAATAAATGTGACATGCAATTACAACTTTTGCAGGGAGCATTAACAAAGGCAACTTTGAGGATGCTGTAAGTACTAAATGATATTCTGTTTATACTAAAATTCATCAGCATTTGATGCATGCTTTATTTGCCGACtaatcttttcttttccattGCATGCTCTCAGAAGTTATCATCAAAATAGAAATAATGTTCGGCTGAAATTAGTTTCTGAgacaccttttcttttctttctaaaataaaattttggagAATACATGAGTACATTTTTTTCCAGGTAAAGCTACTGCATTATTGTAATTAAAGATAGTAGTTTGGTGCTCTGCTATTTCCAGTAGGTTCTTTTTCCTACTAAATAATAGTTATTGTTAACCTGCTCAATTAGATTTGGCTTTCCTTTTTTTCTATATTTGTGTCATTAACACTAAATCTCCAATTAAATCTTTGACTTGGTTTAGAAAAGCATGTGCTGCATTTAGAATTTAATTATTGCATACATgttttctttgtttattttgcTAATGATCGCCTTGGTTTGAGAAAAAAACCTTGACATAGTTAGCGGCAACTGAAGTTTAATGCTCATTATGATACATTGTTTACGATACCTATAAGAGAACTTTGATTAATAGGTTTTCACATATCAAACATGCAAGTTCTCTCTATACTTGCCTTCTTTTCCTATCCTCTTTTTCCTGATATGCAAATGGGTGTCTCCTTTACCCAATAGCAGAGTACTAGAAGCTATTTTATCGTTTTACTGACCTTGTGATTCCATTGCAGCTAAAGAGGATGTGTAAAGAAGGAGCATACTGGGGTAATCTGCATTTCATCATAGATATTCATTCGTTGAATACCCGTGCTGTTTTTCTAAGATGCCAATTCTACTACAACTCTGGTTTTTGAAAGGTGGTTAACTTTGTTACATGTTTGGGCAACACGTTGTTTTAGGAACTGTTTCTGGAGTATATGTCGGAGTTGAATATGGCATGGAAAGGGTCCGAGGCACAAAGGATTGGGTAATCTTTCTGACTCCTTGATGCTGGATTTTAGCCTTTCTTTAGTTGATTGTTTTGTTTATATGGATTTTCATAATGATTTGATAATAGTTATTTGCACTCTCTTAAGCTGTCCAAGTTACATATGACTGTACGCCAATCTGTCTCTAACTATTTGTTAGAATGGGCTATCCTTTAAATTTGCCACCTTTATTATTATGGTTCCTGGACAAGTCGTTTCAGGATAATGTTTTGTTTGCTAATCTATTAATTGAGCATTCAACTTATTGTGAACCAAAATCTAAAATGCTTCTATATTACCTATATATTAATTAGCAAAGCACAGCAATCCAAGCCTTCAAGATTGTTGGAAGTCTTTTTGCCGTGATAtcttaaaaattttcaattttaatcctGCCAGTTGCACATGATTCAATGATCACGAGTGCAAATCAGTTcctcccctcggggcggtgcggtAATTGAAACATGGGgtattgccacatgaggtcttgcgGTCGAAACTCGACGCGTCCGAGCATGTCTTCCTCCATGCCCTGACCACTTGCATTAATGGCTACTAGCCacttgtgatttacctcctccgtgttggtctagGGACGGATTGGTGGGGGCATtaggggcgagcgaatcaccttttttgCCACATGAGTATAAATCAGTTCATACCTAGAGGCAGTTTACACTATTGTTAGGGATTTGTTTAGATGACATAACTAACCCATTAATTAACTTGTCTAGTTCAATCACTAGATTAATTATAATTCGTGAATTTAAGCTTACAAAGTTTTTATTTAACCTGCAATTGACCTACCATTCGAGACCAAATTGAGGTGTCACAAACACCTCTACTTAAGAGGTATAATCTCCTTGTCAAAAGTGAAGTGAAAAGGAAGTTGATGCTTATTCAATATTTTGCAGAAGAATGCAATGCTGGGCGGAGCCGTAACTGGATTGCTCATTTCTGTGACCAGCAACAACAacaaagaaaaggttttcaaagaTGCTATCACGGCCGGTGCAGTAGCTACCGCTGCCGAGTTTATCAATTACCTCACTTGATCAAGATCATCTCGAGTAGCTAGGTTACCACAATAAGCTATAGGTCGAAATGTTTTCAGCTTCTTGTTGCATTCAAACTCAGAAAGATTAGGGAGCTGAATCAAATGGAAGCTTAATTAGCTTGCTTCTACAAATTTGGCAATTGTATGTTTACTGCAAGTTCTTATATCCAATAAAATGGAAAGACTGAGTCAGTTCATACGACGAAATGGCTTTCACAGGTACTAAATGTTTTCTCTTATGGGAGTATATGCCATATCATCAGCTCAACCTCTTCCTGATAGGCAATTGTCACAACCATAGCGGCAGCATAAATACTAACTACAAATTAGGGTGACTATTTGAGTTTTGTCATATTAATAATACGAGTCATCATATCATCAATGTCTAtgtataatatataaaataatgtAATTAACATTTATTATATATTCCTAAAATAATTTAACatgatctaaaattaattaacctttttaaaaaatttaaagtatACAGCACAAAATTAGTTAATTTGTTAATAAGTCAATCCATTATTCCATATCACTTgtatatttgattaaaaaaattgtacaagatgaTCATAAAAACATGTTTGGCTCTACAACTACAACCATAAATAGGGCAACATCAAGATCTACATAACTAGTTAGCTTGGACATTCCGGCATATCACAAACGATGAAAGAGTGCATGAAATATATATTCATTTGCTAGTAAATAATTCTGTAAAAGGTTATACGCTGACTTTGGACACCCTAGCTACACCACTGGTCCCACAGTCATTAGAGAAAGGTAAATCAGGAAACCGAGAAGGTCATCACCTGGGAGGGTATTTACTTTGATTTCATTGGAAATCAACACTTGCTAAATTCTACAAATATACCACATGATGACCAACTCGGCTATGCTCTGGGAGTCATTTGCTAGCAAACAATCTACAAAAGATGCATAAATttttgcataattaaaattttaaaaaaacattattaTCATATATGTCAAACATCGCAATTAAGCAAACACTAACCTTAATTAGCATTATTAATAAGATAATAGTTGCGGATCATACATGAGAAGGCCATAGCTAGTCACATACAAATTCCAAATTATTAATGCATAACAGTGAAAccataattaatatatataattaattacccAACTTcgtaatgaaaatattttatatatatatatatatatatatatatatatgatgattagGAACACCTACCTGGTTTCTCAATAACAAGATATTTAGGGCAGATCTGAATTCATGAAAGTAAGGTGATGAGGTGACGATGATCCATAGCTGAAACCAGTAGTAGCTGATGGCCATGCAATGCAACTGCTCATGCTTCCACTGTCTCCACAAGTAAACATATCGTTGTAGTTATTAATATTCGATGGATCATATGAAAACTGAACCCTAGGATGATCATATCCAATATTCTCCATCTTCACTGTAACTCCAACATTATTCTCTTCTCCAAATGATGTGAATGGGTTTGGGCACGGTTGAGGCGCCGCCGCCATCCCTACTGGAGGGAGCTGCTGCCCTACCCCAAAATTATGTATCACGGGGTGGTTATGGTTGtcgttattgttgttgttgttgttaattAGTAGTGGTGGTGGCCTCATAGATGCAACGCTGAGAGACGGGCTTGTGTAGTTGGCAGTCGCAGTTTGGGGCTTGGAGTGCTTGGCTGTTTGTTTGTTGCTCCGGCGGCTGCCACCGCCGACTGGGACGTTCCGCAGGGCACCGCCATGCGTCCAGTAGCGGCGGCACGTCTTACAGAAGTGGCGCGGCTGGGAACGGGAGTAGTTGTTGTAGTAGCAGAACTTGGTGTTGGTGGAGTTGCACCGGGGGCACTCGATCACTGCATGCTGATCAGGCGACGGCCTGGAAGCCATCTTTGCCACCGCCGAAGATTCTGAAGGCCTGACCGGAGCTCCAGCTTCATATTGGCCATCATCAACGGCGACAAAGCTGTTGCTCAGCTGAGGATGAGCTCGTTGCTATGTCGAAGACAGATGAAAGGTGAGTTATATTAACTCAAGAAAAGTTAGAAAGAGAGAGATTAGGGTTAGTGATCAACAGTATATGTTCTATGATAAAAGTTATCTAATTATTCTTTGGAAAAGAAAGAATACTAAGAATTATGATACTAGCTAGTGGATCTCTAATTTCATTCTGGTTGTGAACTACAAGCTaataaggaagaaaagaaagagagagagagggaaaaaaaaaggaaaagaaaaaagagaagggGAAGGAAAAGAGATCACCTTGTTCGTCCAATTTGTTGATGGGTGCagaaaaagaggaagagatggaaaaCTCATGGTGCTTTTGAGCTAGCTTTGTGCGTGCTTTTGATTCAGAGCTTAATGGCTTCTCTTTTGGAAAGAGATTGACGAGATTCATACTTTCATAGTGGAGAATCAGATGCCATTAGGGTTTGGAGAGGGGGGAGAAGAGAGAGCATGTGGTGCATGGATGAGAAGGAATAATTATAGAAAGTGGAACGAGAAAGAAACGTGGTGATGTGCATGgggatttctttctttttttttcaaagttattgCATCGTGATGACACCTCTTGCATGCAATCTGTAAGGGATATATCGCGTTCTCTCGGAATGATCTAGTGGTTAGTCATTTTAAATTAGATTCGATATTATCTGACataattaattgttttttatataaaaaatatatcatGAGATCCACCGTATAAGATCAATGGGGTTACatatagagccgtcaatttgggttggatcCGTCAGGTTGGtccgccccgccaaacaatttaaacgggttaggttgaaattttatcaacccaagtccgtcgtgagccgacccgcctaggcccgggtcggcccgcgggttgaaaaacacatgtaagctaagttttatgtcaatttattatatttctttgttataattttgaaataaaaatagtacttttcatccaacataagtactcgtttgtgttaatttatatttaaaatacatgtttatgtattagAAAACTTTtccgaagtaaaatgttgaagatatgaaatattttttaatttttttaaaaatttttgatagacccgcgggttggcccgccaaacccgcaacccgccttagaatgggttgggttggaaatttcccaaccagCCAAGTTAGCGGGTTGGCCCGTCCCACCCCGCCAAATGATTAGTCCGCCACGGATCAACCCACCTCGCCATGAATTGACTCGTCTGACAACCCTAGTTACATATTCAATCTTTTAGAACCATGTAAGGGATATAATTTACTAGGGATTTCGTCTAGCACAGTTACCTTTATATCCGTTCGTGGGGGGCCAAAGTTATTGAATTATGTGATGAGGAAGAAGGGGAGAGAAAAGGAAGACTTCGCCATTAAGCTTGTCGCCCAAGGGTTGGTTAGTGCGTGAGTGGGGTAGCCTTGCATGGGAAAGGTGAGGTGATGTGTATGCACTACGTCCATTTTATTATACAAGAATCTTAAAagtattataattaaaatattcttaattTAAGTATAATAACacttagtcaaaaaaaaaaatttaagtaaaaaaattggtTAATTATAGTAaaccattttaatttttatgcacgacaaatagaaaaaaaaattgatttagatttatcaatactttaagtatattttaaaaaaaataattggaGATATGAgattatttctaattttttttaacacccAACGGAATCAAGACATAGTTTGCAAACTATATCAAATTGAAAGGTAAAATGATATAGTGTCATAAACAAAATACATtgtatatttttta from Zingiber officinale cultivar Zhangliang chromosome 6B, Zo_v1.1, whole genome shotgun sequence carries:
- the LOC121989178 gene encoding dof zinc finger protein DOF3.1-like; protein product: MSFPSLPLFLHPSTNWTNKQRAHPQLSNSFVAVDDGQYEAGAPVRPSESSAVAKMASRPSPDQHAVIECPRCNSTNTKFCYYNNYSRSQPRHFCKTCRRYWTHGGALRNVPVGGGSRRSNKQTAKHSKPQTATANYTSPSLSVASMRPPPLLINNNNNNNDNHNHPVIHNFGVGQQLPPVGMAAAPQPCPNPFTSFGEENNVGVTVKMENIGYDHPRVQFSYDPSNINNYNDMFTCGDSGSMSSCIAWPSATTGFSYGSSSPHHLTFMNSDLP
- the LOC121989179 gene encoding outer envelope pore protein 16, chloroplastic-like, which gives rise to MPWTAFSSSSNCPRIDVAVDMGNPFLNRTVDGFLKIGAVAASRVAAEETFHFLQKGSINKGNFEDALKRMCKEGAYWGTVSGVYVGVEYGMERVRGTKDWKNAMLGGAVTGLLISVTSNNNKEKVFKDAITAGAVATAAEFINYLT